Within the Magnetospirillum sp. ME-1 genome, the region CTTGGCCCCGGCGATGCCGTGGGCGAGGAACTGATCCAGCACGCTGCGGCTGAACAGGCCGGTGAGAACGTCGTGGGTGGCCATGTACTCGATCCGCTCGCGGGCGATGCGGTTGCGCCGGCTCCGTTCGCGGTTGAGCCAATGATAGGTGGCCGCCCCGGCCAGGAGGATGACCAGCGCCCCCAGCGATCCCGACAGCCCGAACAGCGCCAGACGGTCGGCGGCGACGGTGGCCACCAGCGGCACCGGAGCCAGGATGGTCAGCGCCAGGTCGTGCTCGGCCAGGATGGTGGAACTCCTTAAGTACGGCACGCCGTCGCGCCCCCAGCGGTGCAGCGCCGGATGCTCGGCCGAGCCCCAGGGGACGAGGGGAAGTTCCGAAAACTCCGACCGCTTGTAGCGCCCCATGCGCTCGGCCGGGGAAAGCCCCACCACCGCCGCCCCGGGCAGGGTCCGCATTTCCAGCGACTTGTCCTGGGCCAGGATCACCACGCCGTAATTGTCGCTGAGAAGAGCATTGGCCTGATTGACCCAGGACGACAGGTAGGAAATGTCGATCTTGATGGCCATCACCCCCAGCACGCGATCGCCATCGCGAACCGGGGCGGAGAAGAACAGGCCGGGGATATTGGTGACGCGGCCCAGGGCGAACTGATGGCCCAGACGCCCGGCGATCGCCTCGGTGAAGTAGGTCCGGTCGCGGTAATTGGTGCCGACGAAACTGTCCTCCCGACCGCCGTTGCTGGCGGCGATGGCGTCACCCGCCGGGTTGATCAGCCAGATGACGCTGACTGCCCCGATGTCCTCCACCGACCCGGCCAGGGAGCGGTTGAGTTCCGCAAGGCGCCGGTCGGCGGTCAGGATCTCCTGGCGCCGCGCCATGGGCAGCGACGCCAGGTCGGGGCGGTCGCCATACCGTCTCAGGGCGTCGAGAACCGCGCGATCGCGGCCCAATGCCGCCGGAATGCCGTGGAACACGGACAGAGTCCGCTGAAGCCCCTGCGTCATATCCTCGCTGCTCTGACGCAGGTTGGCCTGCACATGCCTAAGGGAGTCCGAAGCCCGCCAGGCGACGTACTCCCCGGAAACCAGCCAGCAGACACCGAGCCAGAACACGATCGCCGCGGAGCAAAGGGCGAAGAACTGCCGGGAAAGACCCGGCTCGGCGGTGATGCCGATCAAATCCCCAGCGCTCGCGGCGACGCCTCGGCCGGCCTGGCTGTTCTGGCACTCGGTGAACGGGACTTGGGATTCCATGATCTGTCGCCCGCATATGGCCGAAAGCGCCGGACAAAAAGGTTACTCCATGGCGCATCTTTCGATGCTACGCATTTTGCCGGACCCTGAAAACGGGAAAGAATGCCTTAGTCTGGGTTGGTTTGCATAGGCCAGCCACTCCACCTGAGGTACACTGTCCGGCTGTAACGCCTTGGGGGAAGGAATGAGGAAAGCTCCGCGACCATCGCGTCTCGCCGGAATCTCGCCCTTGGGAATGTGGAGCATATCCATCGGGCTGGTGCTGATCCTGGTCGGGCTGATGGGGTTCCAGGTCCAGGCCAGTTACCGCCGGACCATCGATGTGGCCCGCGACAACATCGCCGATACCGCCCGCATCACCGAAGAGCAGGTGCGTGGCAGCCTGCGCGTGGTCCGCCTGATGCTGCGCGCCATCGCCGAAGCCCCCCGCAACGACCCCAACCTGCTGCGGCGCTTCATGGCGACCCGTGCCAGGGTGGTCCCCGAGATCCGACAGGCCTTCATCGTCAACGCCGCCGGAATCGTCACGATCTCCACCCTGCCCCAGGTCGAGGGCCGCGACACCTCGCAGCGCCCATTCTTCACAGGGGCGCGCGATATCCCCACGGGGCAGGACATCTATGTGTCCCCCCCCCTGCCCATCGGACAGGACGGCAACATGGTGATCATGGTGTCCATGCCGCTCGGCGGGGCGGATGGGCAATTTGACGGAATTGCCGTCGTGTCGCTGGAACTGGGGTATTTTCAAGGTCTGCTGAAGTCCGTGCATACGGGCGAGGAGGGGGCCGGCGCGTTGCTGGTCACGCCCGAAGGCGACATCATCGGCCGCGACCCCGACCCCGAGCTCTATGTGGGCAAGAACATCGCCAAGGGCGGCGCCTTCGCCATGCACCGCCAGTCCGGCGGGACCGAAAACACCTTCGTCCACGTCACGGTCACCGACGGCAAGGAGAAGCTTTCCGCCGTCCGCACCCTGCGGGAACCGGCATTGCCCCATCTGGTGGTGATCGTCGGCCGCCCGCTCGACGGGGTCCTGGCCCCCTGGCGGAGCGAAGCGCTGACCATCGCGGCGGTGATCGGTGCGCTGGTCGTCGTCATTTTCGGCCTGACCGCCCTGGCCGGGCGACATCTGGTCGCGCTGAAGGCCAGCGAGGAACGTTACCGCGGCCTGATCGAAACTCAGAACGATCTGGTGGTCCGCTTCGCCCTGGACGAGCGCCTGGTGTTCGCCAACGAGGCCTTTGCCGTCGCCCACGGCCAGGACCTGGGGACCGTCATCGGCCAGTCCTGGCGGAATTTCGTCGACGAGCAGGACCACGCCGTCACCGCCCAGGCCATCAACGACGTCCTCCAGCCTCCCGGCTTCCGCGCCACGGTGGAGAACCGCATGAAGATGGCGGGCGGCGGGCGCTGGATATCCTGGGAGGGCGCCGCCATCCGCGACATGGCCGGCCATATCGTCGAAGTCCAGGCCGTGGGCCGCGACATCACCGATTGGGTCGAAAACCGCGACCGCCAGTCCGCCCTGGTCCGCGATCTGGACAAGTCCAACCGCGAATTGGAGCAGTTCGCCTACGTGGCATCCCACGACCTGCGTGAACCGCTGCGCATGATCACCAGCTATCTCGGCCTGATTCAGCGGCGCTACGAAGCCGCCCTGGACGAGGACGGACGCCAGTTCCTCGACTTCGCCCGCGACGGGGCCACCCGCATGGACCGCATGGTTCTCGACATGCTGGAATTTTCCCGCGTCGGCCGCGTCCGCGATCCCCTGACCCGCGTCGATCTGGCCGAGGTCATCGCCATCGCGGCGAGAAATCTGGAACTCCCCATCCAGGAGAGCGGCGCCACGCTGTCGGTTCCCCAAGGCCTGCCGGCCGTCACCGGATCGGCTGGCGAGTTGATCCGCCTGTTCCAGAACCTGATCGGCAACGCCGTGAAATACCGCCATCCCGACCGGCCTCCGGCGGTGGCGGTCTGGGTCGAGCGCCATAGGGATGGCTGGGTCTGTACCGTCGCCGACAACGGCATCGGCATCGCGCCGGAATATTTCGACCGGATCTTCGACATCTTCCAGCGCCTGCACGCCCGCAGCGAGTACGAGGGGACCGGCATCGGGCTGGCGCTCTGCCGCAAGATCGTCGAACACCACGGCGGACGCATCTGGGTGGAATCCGAGCCGGGCCAGGGCTCACGCTTCCGCTTCACCCTGGCCGGCGGGGATGAGGCCTGAGACGATGCCCGCCACCGCCTCGGCGATGCGCCGCGGCCGCTCGTCGATTCCCGACAGCTTGACCTCGCCCGGACGGGGGTCGATCTCGGCGATCTTGTTGCCGGTCTCCACCGGCACCCCGTCGTGGGTCAGCCCCCGCACGATGCCGTCGAAGGGCGCCACCACCATGGTGTCGCCGACCCTGGCCACCACCTCGCCCGCCTTGACCCGCTGGCCGATGGCCGCCTCGGCCCGCAGGATGCCGGAGACGGGCGCGTAGCGGAAGCGCGAGCGGGCCTGCCCCAGCACGGCCCTGGGCTCGCCGGCCAGTTTCAGGGTGCTGCCGCTGCGCACCACCTGGCCCAACCGATCCCACGAGGTCTCCACCGCCACGTCCACGTTGCCGCCGACGGTGCAGCCCGGCCCCATGCCCACCACCAGCGGCGCCAGGCCCATTTGAGGTTCGGGGACCTGCTGCTTGTTCATGCGGGCATCCACCAGCACAGACCAGGAGCGCCCCGCCACGGCCTGCGGAAACTCCATGGCGAGAAGGGGAATCTCGTTCCTGGCCCAGACGTCGCCGATGTCTTGCAGGGTCTCGAGACGGCGGGCCTGAAGGCCCTCGAACGCCACGGCGCCATGAAAATATGCGTCCGAGAAGGCCATGCGCCGACGGATGGCGATGGGCGGCCGGGACGATTGCAGCGCCACCCGGCATCCTTCCCGCGCCAGATACACCGCGACCGCCGAAGCGATCTCGCCGGTGCCTCTGATCAGGACCTCACTGCCCACGGCGACCCATCAAGCCGCCCAGCACCTGATCGGAATAGATGGCGATGACCTGCTCCTTGCTGAGGCGGCCATGGGGGCGGAACCAGGTGCAGACGCCGGTCAGCATGCTGAGGATGCCATAGGCGGCCACATGGGCGTCGCCGCAGGAAAACAGCCCGGCCGCCTCGCCCTGATCGAGGATATCGATCAGGCGGCGCTCGTAGCGCCGGCGCAGGGTGACGATCTCTTCGTAGTGATTGGGCTCGAGCGAGCGCAGTTCCGACGCGCCGATGAACACCTCGCGCTTGCGCACGATGTGATAGGTGACGTGAAAGGCCACGAAGGCCCGCAGCCGCTCCTCCGCGCCTCGCCCCTCCACCGCCGCCATGGCGGCGTCGAACTGCAGGAACAGCTCGTCCATATGGGCGCGGATCAGGTCGTAGAGCAGGTCTTCCTTGGTGCTGATGTGATTGTACAGCGAGCCGACCTGGATGCCCACCTCGGCGGCCAGCTGGCGCAGGCTCATGGCTTCGAAGCCATGCTCGTAGATCAGCTTCAGGCCCGCCTTGCGGATGGCCTCCATGGTGCGGGGGCCGTGGGAACCGATGGTGCGGGCCATGCTTGTCCTAGTGCACTGATTCATTCAGACGGTACACCGACCATCTGAATGAATCAGTGCACAATTCGTTGATTTTGTGGGCCGATTCACCAGACAGATGGTTCATGGCCATGAACCATCTGTCTGGATCGGACCACTAAGAGGCTTGACGGGCGCGAGCCTCGACCGGTGCGGCGAAGACATAGCCCACCGAACGGACGGCGCGCACCGGCAGATTCTCGCCGGTGGCCGAGTTGACCTTGCGCCGCAGCCTCGCCATCACCGCATCGATGCTGCGGTCGTCGTAGCCGCCGATGCTCTTGCCCAGCGCGGCGGCGATGTCGTCACGCGCCACCGAAGCCCCCGGCTCCTGGGTCAGGGTCTGCAGCACCCGGTACTCGGCGTTGGTGAGCGGCACCCGCTGGCCCGACGGCGTGATCAGCGACCAGCTGGCGGCATCGAAGCCCCAGGTCTGGCTTCCTTCTTCGCGGCCTTCGCGCTTTTCCTCGGCCACAGGCTCGTTCAGGCGCCGCGTCAGGCTGTGGATCACCGCCTCCAGCTCCCGGAACTGCACCGGCTTGACCAGATAGGCGTCGGCGCCGGCGGTCAGGCCCAGGACCCGGTCGTCCAGTTGCCCGCGGGCGGTCAGCATGATGATCCCCACCTTGCTGGCCGAACGCAACCGGGCGGCGATGGAAAAGCCGTCCTCGCCCGGAAGGTTGACGTCCAGCACCAGCAGGTCCGGCGCGAAATCCGGCAGAAGGGCATCCATTTCCGTTCCCGACCCGGCGCGCTGGACATTCATGCCCACCAGGGACAGATAACGGCAGATGGATCCGCACAGATCAGGATCGTCCTCAACGACCATAACCTTGATCATAGAACTCCCCCCGCGGCGACAAACTTATCGAGCAATAACAGCATACTTTGCACGCCACCGAGCTAGCGCTTTGGTATTACACTATTTGGCGGCAGAGCCGCATTCCGAAACAACCATATCTCGAAGACGGCTCCCCGTCCCCGCTCACTGTCCACGGATATGGCGGCCCCGTGCAGGTCCATGATCCGCTTGACGATATATAGCCCAAGGCCTGCGCCGCGCACGCGGTCGGACTTGGTGGAGCGGTAGAACTTCTCGAATATCCTCGCCTGCTCCTCGACGGCGATCCCCGGCCCCTGGTCGGCGATCCGAACCCGGACCGCGTCCTCCTCGGCGAAAACCTCGATGGTCACCGGGGAGTGGCTGGGCGAGAACTTTAACGCATTATCGATCAGATTGGAAAACGCGATCCGCAATAAAGTTGAATCGGCCATCACATCCGCCCGCTTCGACATATGCAGGACAAGATCGCGCTCACCGGCGAAGGGCCGCTTGTCGTCGCAGATATCGGCCAACATGCGAACCACATCGACCCGATCGGCGTGCAGCTGCATGGCCGACGAGTCGATCCGGTCGTCGGCCAGACAAACGTCGATGAGTTCCGACATGCGCCGCACGGCCCGGCGGATCTTCGCCACTTCCTCTTCCGCTTCCCCGTTGGCGCGCAGATAGATGTTCAGCAATTGCGAGGCAGCCTCGATGATGGCCAGCGGAACCCTGAATTCGTGGGAGATCATGGCCAGGAAATTGCGCTGCTCGCGCATGGCCTGGCGCTCCGCCTCCAGCGCCGCCTCGGCGCGGCGCCCGGTCAGCCTCAGGGCTTCCTCCAGCTGCTTGCGGGTGGTGATGTCGTTGAGGCAGGTCAGAGCGCAATCCTGGCCGCCGTAATCGAAACGCACCACCGACAGCAGGACCCAGCGCTGCATGCGCGGCATCCGCCGCAGGCGCATTTCATGGCCAAGGACGGCGCCGGTCTGATGGATCTGGGCGATGATTGCCGCCCGTTCGGCCGGCTCGGCGTAGAATTCGGTGCTCATCAGCCCGACCGCCTGATCGGCCGGAACATTGATCAGCTCGGCGGCCGGTCCGTTCAGGTAGATGATCTTTCCATCGGGAAAGCCCGTGACCACCATGGGGAAGGGGGCGGCCTCGAGAATGGCGCGCACTTGGCGCTCGCGATCGGTGACTCGGTTCTCGGCGGCGCGACGCTCGGCGATTTCCCGGGCAAGGGTGGCGTTCGACTCGGCCAGTTCCCGGGTGCGCAGGCCGACCCGCTCCTCCAAGGCCCGTTCGATCTGATAGGCCGCCTCCAATTGCTGCTGTCCGGTGCGGCGGCGTTCGGCCTCGATGCCCGCGTTGTGCCACACCAGCCCGCAGCCGATGAGCAGCATGTGGGTGCCGGCCGCGAAATGAGCGGCCATATCCATCTCGAAGGGCGTGGCGACGAGGCCGAGGACACGGGCCACCACCGTCATGTTGACCATGATGGGAAGCAGGAAGGCCACCATGTACCATCTGGCCACATTGTCGCCGGCCAGGGCCCGCTTCATGGCGAGAAAGGTGGTGATGAAGAACGACAGCAGGACCACCGACTGAACCACCGGCGCCGCCAGCCAGTAGAAGCCCAGCGGCACCGACAACGCCGCCCACTGACCGCCTCGGCCCGCCCAGGTGTAGATCCGCTCCATCCGGGGAAAGTGCCGCCTGAAGTCCAGAACCTGCGCCGCGAAAACGATGCCGCCGCCGATGGCCAGGCAGGTGGAAATCCCCAGCAATTGGTCGGCCACCAGGGGAAAGGAGGGAAGGATCATCTGGGACGCGAAGCCGCCGATGGCCAGATACATGAGCTCCAGCGGAACCGCATAGGCAAGAAATGTGAGATGCAGCCGGTCCCGCCCGACAGCGAACTGCACCAGCGCGAACAGAATGATGACGATCGTCGCGCCATGGGCCAGGCCGTGCGCCAGATCCCGATGGGCGGTGCTGAGGGCGAAGCCGTCGGGCGACAGAATGCGCCCCGTGACGTTGACGGTGCTGCTGGATTTGATCCGCAGGTAGACCCGGTGCGGCAGATCGTCGTCCAGGCGGACCGGAAAGACGAAGGTGCGATAGGGTACGGGCCTGGCGTCGAAGCGGACGCGGTCGCCGACGGCAAAGGTGCGTAAGCCCCCCCCCGCATCCTCGATGAACAGGCTGACCTCGTCCAGATAAGGGGGCTCGATCTCCAGCAGCCAGTGGGAGGGGACGCCGGCGCCGCGCCGGATTTCGGTCCGCAGCCACCAGGCGGCGCCGTCATAGCCCGCCGCGAGATCGCCAGAAAGCGGCGTGAACCAGATGGCCGCCTCGGATTTGGTCACATCGTCGATGTCGAGCGCGGCGGTCGGGTCGCGCAGCGCCGACCAGTGGCCGGCCAACGGCGTCACGCTGGTCTCGCCAAGAAGCGTCACACCGGCGAAAGCCCGCCCTCCGGCGAACACAGCCATTCCGAGCATCACAAACAGGGCCAGCGCGGCTCTTGCCACCCCTTTCCAACGCATGGTCCAGTCGCCTCCCCCGCCCCGCCTATGCAACCGGTACACCGAAGACCGAGACAGTGCAATGGTTGTGGCCGGATTACCTTGCCTTTCGCAGGGTGATCCTATTACCTCTATCGTCATGAAGAGGGGGCGTGATCACAAAGGATGGCTACTGCGCAAGCTGCCGGTTCTGGCGGCTTTGGTGGCGTTTGGCGAGCAGTCGCAAGCGGGGGAGCCGCCCAAGCTGCTGCCGGATCAATCCTTCATCGACACCCGCTACATGCCGCGTCATGCCGGGCAGGACCTCCCGCCCCTCGTGCTGCTGACCGACCTGCCGGTGGCCGAGCCGCTGATGCCCGCCAAGACCGCCTGGCCGGTCGAATTCTTCGCCCAGCGCCGCGCCGTGGCGGCGGCGGCCGGCAATGCGGTGCTGACCGGCGGCTTCCAGGGCAACGGCAACATCTCCACCCAGGCCGGCCTGGCCAATACCGAGATGGGCGACGGCTCGGTCTGGGGCGGGCTGCGCCACGATCACGTCAAGCCCTATGAGGACGGCGCCGGCCAGCGGGTCAATTACGGCTATGACCGCGTCAACAGCCAGCTGGCGGCCAACTGGCGGCCGGCCGCCCAAAGCCGCCTGTCCGGCTTCGTCATGCGCGACGCCTTCTCCAACAACCGCATTCCCAATTACGGCATCGACGCCACCCGCCTGGACCGCTATCTCGCCACCACGGTGTTCGAGCACAAGCCGGCGGAGTCCAAGCTGGACCGCATCGAAACCGCCATCGTCTTCGATGCGCTGAGCTACGACGCCGACAACACCTCGCTGCGGGATCGGGGCAGCATGGGGCTCAAGTACAACGGCCTGTGGACCACCACCCGCGGCCTGGCGCGCGGCGAGTTCACCACCGGAGCCTTCCGCAATACGGTGACCGCCGATTTCGGGCTTTTAAAATACAACATCGACATCGATGCCCTGTATCCGGCCCAGGGCCAGGCGGTCCACCGCATGCCCGACGTCCAGACCCTGCAGGCCGGCCTGACCTGGGCCACCGCCACCCGGCTGTCGCCCCAGGATTCCCTCAGCGCCGCCCTTCGCCTGGACGCCATCCATTCCGACGCCAACGACCGCAGCCACATGCCACCGGTGTCGGGCAGCGGCGCCTC harbors:
- a CDS encoding TetR/AcrR family transcriptional regulator; translated protein: MARTIGSHGPRTMEAIRKAGLKLIYEHGFEAMSLRQLAAEVGIQVGSLYNHISTKEDLLYDLIRAHMDELFLQFDAAMAAVEGRGAEERLRAFVAFHVTYHIVRKREVFIGASELRSLEPNHYEEIVTLRRRYERRLIDILDQGEAAGLFSCGDAHVAAYGILSMLTGVCTWFRPHGRLSKEQVIAIYSDQVLGGLMGRRGQ
- a CDS encoding TonB-dependent receptor domain-containing protein, giving the protein MAFGEQSQAGEPPKLLPDQSFIDTRYMPRHAGQDLPPLVLLTDLPVAEPLMPAKTAWPVEFFAQRRAVAAAAGNAVLTGGFQGNGNISTQAGLANTEMGDGSVWGGLRHDHVKPYEDGAGQRVNYGYDRVNSQLAANWRPAAQSRLSGFVMRDAFSNNRIPNYGIDATRLDRYLATTVFEHKPAESKLDRIETAIVFDALSYDADNTSLRDRGSMGLKYNGLWTTTRGLARGEFTTGAFRNTVTADFGLLKYNIDIDALYPAQGQAVHRMPDVQTLQAGLTWATATRLSPQDSLSAALRLDAIHSDANDRSHMPPVSGSGASSFQVTPQQLWNSYYGNNNNSSPSNLNLSGRVLLAHDTEDKTGRLHMDLRRAVRSPDAGERFYASSGPASITQVGNPQLNPEAHHRLEFGARQDFGGFKGNFAPGNPAGSWRVAATGYGDRVVDFITADRARGQPGILKSDGAIVYRNVDAYLAGAALEGWWQLSEGWSARAKLSWTRGENLTDSRPLYQIPPLDGEVVVEHRRDLAPDTVGSVGARLSFAASQNRIDAYTASGSGQDTAGGSAGWALVDLFAGAALGSRAAITAGIANLLDKHYHLHVNALPQSPTTRLQWAPGRSAFVQASVSF
- a CDS encoding sensor histidine kinase, whose product is MAVFAGGRAFAGVTLLGETSVTPLAGHWSALRDPTAALDIDDVTKSEAAIWFTPLSGDLAAGYDGAAWWLRTEIRRGAGVPSHWLLEIEPPYLDEVSLFIEDAGGGLRTFAVGDRVRFDARPVPYRTFVFPVRLDDDLPHRVYLRIKSSSTVNVTGRILSPDGFALSTAHRDLAHGLAHGATIVIILFALVQFAVGRDRLHLTFLAYAVPLELMYLAIGGFASQMILPSFPLVADQLLGISTCLAIGGGIVFAAQVLDFRRHFPRMERIYTWAGRGGQWAALSVPLGFYWLAAPVVQSVVLLSFFITTFLAMKRALAGDNVARWYMVAFLLPIMVNMTVVARVLGLVATPFEMDMAAHFAAGTHMLLIGCGLVWHNAGIEAERRRTGQQQLEAAYQIERALEERVGLRTRELAESNATLAREIAERRAAENRVTDRERQVRAILEAAPFPMVVTGFPDGKIIYLNGPAAELINVPADQAVGLMSTEFYAEPAERAAIIAQIHQTGAVLGHEMRLRRMPRMQRWVLLSVVRFDYGGQDCALTCLNDITTRKQLEEALRLTGRRAEAALEAERQAMREQRNFLAMISHEFRVPLAIIEAASQLLNIYLRANGEAEEEVAKIRRAVRRMSELIDVCLADDRIDSSAMQLHADRVDVVRMLADICDDKRPFAGERDLVLHMSKRADVMADSTLLRIAFSNLIDNALKFSPSHSPVTIEVFAEEDAVRVRIADQGPGIAVEEQARIFEKFYRSTKSDRVRGAGLGLYIVKRIMDLHGAAISVDSERGRGAVFEIWLFRNAALPPNSVIPKR
- a CDS encoding sensor domain-containing diguanylate cyclase, which produces MESQVPFTECQNSQAGRGVAASAGDLIGITAEPGLSRQFFALCSAAIVFWLGVCWLVSGEYVAWRASDSLRHVQANLRQSSEDMTQGLQRTLSVFHGIPAALGRDRAVLDALRRYGDRPDLASLPMARRQEILTADRRLAELNRSLAGSVEDIGAVSVIWLINPAGDAIAASNGGREDSFVGTNYRDRTYFTEAIAGRLGHQFALGRVTNIPGLFFSAPVRDGDRVLGVMAIKIDISYLSSWVNQANALLSDNYGVVILAQDKSLEMRTLPGAAVVGLSPAERMGRYKRSEFSELPLVPWGSAEHPALHRWGRDGVPYLRSSTILAEHDLALTILAPVPLVATVAADRLALFGLSGSLGALVILLAGAATYHWLNRERSRRNRIARERIEYMATHDVLTGLFSRSVLDQFLAHGIAGAKRSGRGLAVLFIDLDQFKEINDTLGHEVGDMILKEAARRLRNAVRGADIVIRQGGDEFIVLLFDLPQPDDAGNVAGKILAALNRPYTITDQPQHLSASIGIASYPEHGETPSLLLRHADMAMYGAKAAGRGGYRYYGT
- a CDS encoding response regulator transcription factor, which codes for MIKVMVVEDDPDLCGSICRYLSLVGMNVQRAGSGTEMDALLPDFAPDLLVLDVNLPGEDGFSIAARLRSASKVGIIMLTARGQLDDRVLGLTAGADAYLVKPVQFRELEAVIHSLTRRLNEPVAEEKREGREEGSQTWGFDAASWSLITPSGQRVPLTNAEYRVLQTLTQEPGASVARDDIAAALGKSIGGYDDRSIDAVMARLRRKVNSATGENLPVRAVRSVGYVFAAPVEARARQAS
- a CDS encoding xanthine dehydrogenase encodes the protein MGSEVLIRGTGEIASAVAVYLAREGCRVALQSSRPPIAIRRRMAFSDAYFHGAVAFEGLQARRLETLQDIGDVWARNEIPLLAMEFPQAVAGRSWSVLVDARMNKQQVPEPQMGLAPLVVGMGPGCTVGGNVDVAVETSWDRLGQVVRSGSTLKLAGEPRAVLGQARSRFRYAPVSGILRAEAAIGQRVKAGEVVARVGDTMVVAPFDGIVRGLTHDGVPVETGNKIAEIDPRPGEVKLSGIDERPRRIAEAVAGIVSGLIPAGQGEAEA
- a CDS encoding sensor histidine kinase, with the protein product MRKAPRPSRLAGISPLGMWSISIGLVLILVGLMGFQVQASYRRTIDVARDNIADTARITEEQVRGSLRVVRLMLRAIAEAPRNDPNLLRRFMATRARVVPEIRQAFIVNAAGIVTISTLPQVEGRDTSQRPFFTGARDIPTGQDIYVSPPLPIGQDGNMVIMVSMPLGGADGQFDGIAVVSLELGYFQGLLKSVHTGEEGAGALLVTPEGDIIGRDPDPELYVGKNIAKGGAFAMHRQSGGTENTFVHVTVTDGKEKLSAVRTLREPALPHLVVIVGRPLDGVLAPWRSEALTIAAVIGALVVVIFGLTALAGRHLVALKASEERYRGLIETQNDLVVRFALDERLVFANEAFAVAHGQDLGTVIGQSWRNFVDEQDHAVTAQAINDVLQPPGFRATVENRMKMAGGGRWISWEGAAIRDMAGHIVEVQAVGRDITDWVENRDRQSALVRDLDKSNRELEQFAYVASHDLREPLRMITSYLGLIQRRYEAALDEDGRQFLDFARDGATRMDRMVLDMLEFSRVGRVRDPLTRVDLAEVIAIAARNLELPIQESGATLSVPQGLPAVTGSAGELIRLFQNLIGNAVKYRHPDRPPAVAVWVERHRDGWVCTVADNGIGIAPEYFDRIFDIFQRLHARSEYEGTGIGLALCRKIVEHHGGRIWVESEPGQGSRFRFTLAGGDEA